CCCAAGAGCATACGCACCTCCCCACGCCCCCGGCCTGCCGGCCGGCGGCGCCTCGCCATGAGTCCTTTGCCCGGCCGGCCCCCGAGGGGATGGCCGGCCGGTCCGGCAGCTATCCGCCCTTGGCGGGGCCGCGACCCAACGGCAGCGTGCGGTCGACATTGGCATGCGGCCGCGGGATGACGTGGATGGCCACCACCTCACCGACCTTCTCGGCCCCGCGGGCCCCAGCCTCGACGGCGGCTTTCACCGCCGCCACGTCGCCGCGCACAATGGCCGTTACATGCCCGCCGCCGGTCTTCTCGTAGGCAACCAGCTCGACCTTCGCCGCCTTGACCATGGCGTCCGCCGCCTCGACCATGGCGGGGTAGCTCCGGGTCTCGATCATCCCCAGGGCTTCTGATGCTCCGTATGCCTCTTCCACAGCTTCCTCCTGACGACCAGCTAGATGATTTGGTTCTGCGATGATTCCCCGGCAGCCGCCCTGAACTCAGTCGCGCCTGCCGCCTGGCGCTTCACGCCCGTTCACGCCTTCAATGGCCGACACGGCCGCCCCGTAGCCGGCCATAATGTCGCGCTCTTCCCCGCCCAGGTACACCCGCCCGAAGCTCCCGAAGGCGCGCACCTCGAGGATGTTGATGTGCGCCGCCTTCTCGGCTTCGTTGGCCGCCAGGGCGGCGTAGCCGGCCGGCTCGACCTCGAGCACATACAGCGTCTGGCCTGCAAGCAGCATGTGGCCATGGCGCAAGCGGTTGATCAACTGGACCTGGTGGGGGTCGATGTGACGGATGATCTGGCTCGAGATGACCTTGGGCTTGATGCGGTCGGATTCCTCCAACTCCAGAGCCCGCAGGATGGCCGCACCGGCGGCTCGCACCTCGGCCTGGTCTTCGTGGTGGACCTCTAACAGGCCGAACAGGCGCTCGACGATCTGCATCCCCGGCCGCACGCGCGTCGACTTCAAGGCAATGTCGGTAATGCGGTTGATCTCGATACCCGGGGAGATTTCGATCCACAGCGAAGCATCGTTCGGCAGCGGCAAGAACCCTTGGGCCACCGTGCCCAGGAATCCGGCGTGCTGCAGCTGCAGGCTGTCGAGGAAAACGTAGGCTCGCAAGTCGACCGTCATCCGCGTTTCTCCTTCGTCGCTATTTCTCGGCTTCCTGGAGGATCTTCACCGAGGCGCTGGCCCCGATTCGGCTAGCGCCGGCGGCGATCATCTTCTGGGCATCGGCATAGGTGCGGATCCCGCCGGCGGCCTTGACGCCGATCGATGGGCCCACCACCCGCCGCATCAGGGCTACGTCTTCCGGTGTGGCCCCGCCCGGTCCGAACCCGGTGGAGGTCTTGACGAAATCCGCTCCGGCCACCTTGGCTAACTGACAGGCGACGACCTTCTCCTCATCGGTGAGCAGCGCTGCTTCGATGATGACCTTGAGGATGGCGTTGTCGGCGTGGCAGGCCCGGGCGATCGAGGCGATGTCCCGCTCGACAAGCTCGTAGTCCCGCGACTTC
This sequence is a window from Anaerolineales bacterium. Protein-coding genes within it:
- a CDS encoding BMC domain-containing protein translates to MIETRSYPAMVEAADAMVKAAKVELVAYEKTGGGHVTAIVRGDVAAVKAAVEAGARGAEKVGEVVAIHVIPRPHANVDRTLPLGRGPAKGG